From the Neobacillus sp. PS3-34 genome, the window CAATATCACGGTCAGCATTATCCAAAATGACGATAAATTCATCTCCGCCTTGCCGGAACACAATATCTTTTTCAAAAACAGCAGTTTTTAGGCGCTCAGCCACTTCTACTAACAATAGATCACCAACGGAATGGCCTAATGTATCATTAATTTCCTTAAAGCGGTCAAGATCAATAAATAAAATAGCTATATGATTATTCTTATCTGCTGCCTGATCCAGTTCTTTTGAAAGACGGCTATCCAGCATATTGCGGTTTGGCAAACCCGTTAAATAATCATGGTACGCTAAATGCCTGATCATTTCCTGGCTCTTTATTTGTTGGGTGATATCTTTGGCAATTCCATAAACACCTACAATTAGTTCATCCACAATAATCGGAATGCTGGTTATATTCAAATGAATAATCTTTCCATCTTTTCTGTTTAATCGAATGTTAATATTTTGCGGACTCCCTCCGTCTTTACACGTTAACTCAAAAGCTCTGACTGTTTGGGAGAAGTCATCTGCAAAGACAAGTTCCGTAAAATTCTTTTCCATTAATTCTGAAGGATTATATCCGGATAAAGTCTCGCAAGCTTTGTTTGCACTTGTAAAATTCCCCTCTAAATCAAAGGAGTAAACCGCATCAGCATGGTATTCAAATAGGGATTTATATCGTTGTTTATTAATTTTCAGCTGTTCCTGAAGATTCTTTTTCTCTGTAATATCATTTCCTACTGCCATAAGAGCGGGTTTTCCGTTGAACATGATATTTGCACCAACAGCTTCTGTTAAGATTGTTCTGCCGTCCAAAGTATGAAATTTATATTCATGTAGTGCTAACTTTTCATTATTTGAAATTTTTTTGATATTTGTAATCAATATTTCTTTGCTGTCAGGATGAATCATTTCTAAGAGGGATATTCCAACCAGTTCTTCATCATGGCTAGCACCAAATAACTGGTTTGCTGCGGGATTTGCATAAATAATTTTATCTTCCTGATAAACAAGAATTGATTTAGGCGAAACTTCTACTAAACTTCTATAACGGTCTTCACTCTCCATTAATTTCAATTGAATTTTGAATCTGCGGTTAATAAATAAACACAGGAGAATAATGAAAAGAAAGGTAATGAAGAAGACATAAAAAAGCATTGAATTGTAATGGATAAGGACACTATGGGGCAAAGGACTCCACTCCTAAAAGCAATATTAAAAACACAAAGACAACATAATAATTAACCAAGGATTATTGGAAAGGGTACCTTGGTATTCTTTTTTAAGAATACCAAGGTATGTTTGTGACATATATGGTTAAATATAGCATCAAATAAACCCCATTACATTGCCAAGTTTTTTCCAATATACTCTACCTAAAACTCCGCAAATCGCTGAGTATTTCTTGAAGTAAATAACCACTTTTGCTGATGAATTTTTCACACAAATACCTGTTGGCCAAGTATTTCGGGTAATTGCAGCAGCTGGAATACTTGCATTACTTCATCACTAACATCTGAAACGGTAACGATTGTCCCCTTGTCATTTAATGTGTGCACTAAATCCATGAGAAGTCCCATTCCAGAAGAGTCTACAAATGGGACATTACCAAAGTTAACTTTTACTGTTTTATATTTTTCCATGGCAGGAATCAATTCTTCTTCAATTACTTCTGTGGAATCTATATCTAAATCCCCATGCAAACTTATTTCTAAATTCTTTCCATTTGGAAAGAGTGAATATTTGATCATACCTCTTCCTCCAACCTCTAGTTATTCAAAAATAACGCGCTCATTCTCATCCAGGCGAGCATTAATATGATACCTTGTCTCTTTAAAGGTATGTTTTACATTTCCAATTTTTATAGTAGTACCTTCCAACGCTTTTTGAATTTCGATTTTTTGATCACCTGGCACTGCGATAACCGTTGTTGTTCCGCTTTCCGCACCTGCTTCATTAATTTCAGCACCTAATCTTCCATAAACCTCGCCGCCTCGTAATATTCCACTGATTTTTAGGATACCTCCTGCATGAACCTTTGTATTAACACACCCTTGTCCTAAAATCAGTACATTGCCGCTGCAGTATAGCTTGCTGTTAAGAGCATTTGGAATCGTGATATACGAGTTAGGTTCAACAGAATTTTCACTCAATTCATGGAGCTCTTTCATTTTTTCAGATAATTGAATGATCCTGTCAAGAGAAGTGACTTCATTCGTTAGAGATAAAAATAGCTGCGACAAGGAAACGGCTGTCATCCTCCAAACTTCATCTTCTAAGAAAACTTCCCCCCTCCTGACAGCTTCAATATAATTTTTTATTAAAGGGGGGAAATTTTTGAATTTCTTCTCTAGCAAAATTCGAATTAATGGCTGTAAGCCTCCACGGGAAAAGTCGCTGGATTTAAATGCTGGAGATTGAATCAGCTGTTTGATTAAATCAATAATTTTTTCTGTATGCTGATTAATGATCCCCAATAAATGCCCCAATTCCGATACGAGCATATTGTTTTTACCCGCTGATAGTTCCGAACTAATGATGTTTCCATAAGAAATAATTGCA encodes:
- a CDS encoding STAS domain-containing protein gives rise to the protein MIKYSLFPNGKNLEISLHGDLDIDSTEVIEEELIPAMEKYKTVKVNFGNVPFVDSSGMGLLMDLVHTLNDKGTIVTVSDVSDEVMQVFQLLQLPEILGQQVFV